One genomic segment of Oncorhynchus kisutch isolate 150728-3 linkage group LG15, Okis_V2, whole genome shotgun sequence includes these proteins:
- the LOC109895850 gene encoding synaptosomal-associated protein 25-like isoform X2, with the protein MSGKMAADSPVRTEQEELQRRANQVTDESLESTRRMMQLVEESKDSGIRALVMLDEQGEQLERIEEGLDQINSDMKEAEKNLTDLGKCCGLCSCDKLKDFEESGAYKKVWGNNQDGVVSGQPSSRVVDEREQMIMSGGYISKVTNDAREDEMEENLGHVGSIIGNLKSMALDMGNEIDTQNVQIDRIQGKAILNVSRIDAANQKANNLMKR; encoded by the exons ATGTCAGGCAAGATGGCTGCCGACTCGCCCGTGAGGACAGAGCAGGAGGAGCTGCAGAGGAGGGCCAACCAGGTAACAGATGAG TCCCTGGAGAGTACCCGTCGTATGATGCAGCTAGTAGAGGAG AGCAAAGATTCAGGAATCCGGGCCCTGGTCATGCTGGACGAACAAGGAG AGCAACTGGAGCGGATTGAGGAGGGCCTGGACCAGATCAACTCGGATATGAAGGAGGCTGAAAAGAACCTCACAGACCTGGGCAAATGCTGCGGTCTGTGTTCCTGTGATAA GCTGAAGGACTTTGAGGAGAGTGGTGCCTATAAGAAGGTGTGGGGGAACAACCAGGATGGGGTGGTGTCCGGCCAACCGTCCTCACGCGTGGTGGATGAGAGAGAGCAGATGATCATGAGCGGAGGCTACATAAGCAA GGTGACAAATGATGCACGCGAAGATGAGATGGAGGAGAATCTGGGACATGTAGGCAGCATTATAGGCAACCTGAAGAGCATGGCACTGGACATGGGCAATGAGATCGACACGCAGAATGTCCAGATTGACCGCATTCAGGGCAAG GCCATTCTCAATGTATCCCGCATCGATGCTGCCAATCAGAAAGCTAACAATCTAATGAAGAGATAA
- the LOC109895850 gene encoding synaptosomal-associated protein 25-like isoform X1 — translation MSGKMAADSPVRTEQEELQRRANQVTDESLESTRRMMQLVEESKDSGIRALVMLDEQGEQLDRIDEGMDQINKDMKEAEKNLTDMAKCCGLCIWPRTKLKDFEESGAYKKVWGNNQDGVVSGQPSSRVVDEREQMIMSGGYISKVTNDAREDEMEENLGHVGSIIGNLKSMALDMGNEIDTQNVQIDRIQGKAILNVSRIDAANQKANNLMKR, via the exons ATGTCAGGCAAGATGGCTGCCGACTCGCCCGTGAGGACAGAGCAGGAGGAGCTGCAGAGGAGGGCCAACCAGGTAACAGATGAG TCCCTGGAGAGTACCCGTCGTATGATGCAGCTAGTAGAGGAG AGCAAAGATTCAGGAATCCGGGCCCTGGTCATGCTGGACGAACAAGGAG AGCAACTGGACCGCATCGATGAGGGGATGGATCAAATCAACAAGGATATGAAAGAGGCTGAGAAAAACCTCACTGACATGGCCAAGTGTTGTGGCCTGTGCATCTGGCCCCGCACCAA GCTGAAGGACTTTGAGGAGAGTGGTGCCTATAAGAAGGTGTGGGGGAACAACCAGGATGGGGTGGTGTCCGGCCAACCGTCCTCACGCGTGGTGGATGAGAGAGAGCAGATGATCATGAGCGGAGGCTACATAAGCAA GGTGACAAATGATGCACGCGAAGATGAGATGGAGGAGAATCTGGGACATGTAGGCAGCATTATAGGCAACCTGAAGAGCATGGCACTGGACATGGGCAATGAGATCGACACGCAGAATGTCCAGATTGACCGCATTCAGGGCAAG GCCATTCTCAATGTATCCCGCATCGATGCTGCCAATCAGAAAGCTAACAATCTAATGAAGAGATAA
- the LOC109895850 gene encoding synaptosomal-associated protein 25-like isoform X3: MYCMCVFPPVSLLSTLLMFPTCPIWAEQLDRIDEGMDQINKDMKEAEKNLTDMAKCCGLCIWPRTKLKDFEESGAYKKVWGNNQDGVVSGQPSSRVVDEREQMIMSGGYISKVTNDAREDEMEENLGHVGSIIGNLKSMALDMGNEIDTQNVQIDRIQGKAILNVSRIDAANQKANNLMKR, translated from the exons atgtactgtatgtgtgtgttccctcCTGTGTCTCTCCTATCCACCCTACTCATGTTCCCCACCTGCCCCATATGGGCAGAGCAACTGGACCGCATCGATGAGGGGATGGATCAAATCAACAAGGATATGAAAGAGGCTGAGAAAAACCTCACTGACATGGCCAAGTGTTGTGGCCTGTGCATCTGGCCCCGCACCAA GCTGAAGGACTTTGAGGAGAGTGGTGCCTATAAGAAGGTGTGGGGGAACAACCAGGATGGGGTGGTGTCCGGCCAACCGTCCTCACGCGTGGTGGATGAGAGAGAGCAGATGATCATGAGCGGAGGCTACATAAGCAA GGTGACAAATGATGCACGCGAAGATGAGATGGAGGAGAATCTGGGACATGTAGGCAGCATTATAGGCAACCTGAAGAGCATGGCACTGGACATGGGCAATGAGATCGACACGCAGAATGTCCAGATTGACCGCATTCAGGGCAAG GCCATTCTCAATGTATCCCGCATCGATGCTGCCAATCAGAAAGCTAACAATCTAATGAAGAGATAA
- the LOC109905482 gene encoding uncharacterized protein LOC109905482, which yields MNFKFTYSEIEELGGNLPMKKRKSRFTFDEVHLLLTEVKRNRHILVSKFNQGASSDLRKRTWADIAIHINKISECQREVMEIVKKWADLKCDAKRRMVAMRGPNGVRISQNLSPVEKMVHEILSMSPPNKATMGSMNDETEENDFGDMSGMSTRSSGTSNGMAGLHHMAMPVTSSHAMGSSMSPFSTPDKDLGMFSPMPFGRDPSQSFQDFSFMKPVDEDDSLGFEDLEEEPRHMGSFRPPAEPRRTYSRFAASSTAVSSSMATSSSSHPAHSSSFLPAPLSSSTSTGSVMGQGAIRKQLAHSASLSLKEQQATTALLGAVSGSLGALAQSVQQLVESQQEFVRDSLQMQRETVSVLRDFSTNALALLRDKVNGHPPP from the exons ATGAATTTTAAATTCACCTATAGCGAAATAGAGGAACTTGGGGGCAACTTGCCCATGAAGAAAAGGAAGTCACGCTTCACCTTCGATGAAGTCCATCTGCTGCTGACTGAAGTCAAAAGAAACAGGCACATCCTCGTAA GCAAGTTCAACCAAGGAGCCTCGTCAGACCTGAGGAAGCGAACATGGGCGGACATCGCGATTCACATCAACAAAATTAGCGAGTGCCAACGGGAGGTCATGGAGATCGTTAAGAAGTGGGCGGACCTAAAGTGCGATGCCAAGCGTAGGATGGTGGCCATGCGAGGGCCTAACGGTGTCCGTATCTCACAGAACCTGTCGCCGGTGGAGAAAATGGTGCACGAGATACTATCCATGTCCCCTCCGAACAAGGCCACCATGGGCAGTATgaatgatgaaactgaggagaatGACTTTGGTGACATGTCAGGGATGTCGACTCGCTCCTCTGGCACCTCTAATGGTATGGCTGGCCTTCATCACATGGCTATGCCTGTCACCAGCTCCCATGCGATGGGCTCGTCTATGTCTCCTTTCTCAACTCCGGATAAAGATCTTGGCATGTTCTCTCCGATGCCATTTGGCC GGGATCCTTCTCAGTCATTTCAGGATTTTTCATTCATGAAACCAGTCGATGAAG ACGACAGTCTGGGATTTGAGGACCTAGAAGAGGAGCCGCGGCACATGGGCTCCTTCCGCCCCCCTGCTGAGCCTCGTCGCACCTATTCCAGATTTGCTGCCTCTTCCACCGCTGTGTCTTCCTCCATGGCTACCTCCTCGTCCTCCCACCCAGCTCActcctcttcctttctccctgctcctctctcctcttccacctctaCAGGGTCAGTCATGGGGCAGGGGGCAATCCGGAAGCAGCTAGCCCACAGTGCCTCCCTCAGTCTCAAGGAGCAGCAGGCCACTACTGCCCTGCTAGGGGCCGTGTCAGGGTCTTTGGGGGCCCTGGCCCAGTCCGTGCAGCAGCTGGTGGAGTCGCAGCAGGAGTTTGTACGCGACTCCCTGCAGATGCAGCGAGAGACTGTGAGCGTCCTGCGAGACTTCTCCACCAATGCCCTGGCTCTCCTGCGGGACAAGGTCAACGGCCACCCACCGCCTTAA
- the LOC109905483 gene encoding ras-related protein Rab-1A, whose protein sequence is MNPEYDYLFKLLLIGDSGVGKSCLLLRFADDTYTESYISTIGVDFKIRTIEMEQKTVKLQIWDTAGQERFRTITSSYYRGAHGIIIVYDVTDQESFNNVKQWLEEIDRYACENVSKLLVGNKCDLVSKKVVDFATGQEFASSLKIPFLETSAKNADNVEKSFLTMASEIQKRVGSDGVQSEAAKVGNKINSAPLWPGGKEEAAAEEGNSCC, encoded by the exons ATGAATCCTGAATA CGACTACCTGTTCAAGCTGCTTCTTATAGGAGACTCTGGTGTCGGCAAGTCTTGCCTGCTCTTGCGGTTTGCG GATGACACCTACACAGAGAGCTACATCAGCACAATCGGGGTGGACTTTAAGATCAGAACCATTGAAATGGAACAGAAGACTGTCAAACTACAAatt TGGGACACAGCCGGACAAGAAAGGTTCCGGACCATCACATCCAGCTACTACAGAGGAGCACATGGGATCATCATTGTGTATGATGTCACTGATCAG GAGTCCTTTAACAACGTGAAGCAGTGGTTGGAGGAGATTGACCGCTATGCGTGTGAAAATGTCTCCAAGTTGCTTGTGGGAAACAAGTGTGACTTGGTCTCTAAAAAGGTAGTGGACTTTGCCACTGGTCAA GAATTTGCTTCATCCCTAAAGATTCCATTCCTGGAGACCAGTGCGAAGAATGCTGATAATGTAGAGAAATCATTTTTAACCATGGCCTCTGAAATACAGAAGCGTGTTGGAAGTGATGGTGTTCAGAGTGAGGCTGCTAAAGTGGGCAACAAGATAAACAGTGCACCCCTTTGGcctggggggaaagaggaggCTGCCGCAGAGGAGGGGAATTCTTGTTGCTAA